A single Pseudodesulfovibrio aespoeensis Aspo-2 DNA region contains:
- a CDS encoding respiratory chain complex I subunit 1 family protein has product MDTLILVIIGLVAGPVLGGLIAGLDRRVTAWFQSRQGPPIMQAFYDVAKLLGKEKMVVNQWQILCAWVYMIAAAVSVALFFAQGDLLVIFFVQAVGAVFLVMGAMSAKSPYSQVGAQRELMQILAYEPVLILVFVGIYLVTGSFSISAVWELEQPLLAKMPLLYLALGFALTIKLRKSPFDFSTSHHGHQELVKGVLTEYSGPYLALIEIAHWYETVLVLGLCALFWSTNVVWMAVLLLGTYMLEILVDNTMARMTWRWMLKRVWLLGMGMSVVNLIWLYAG; this is encoded by the coding sequence ATGGATACGCTTATTCTCGTCATCATCGGCCTTGTGGCCGGTCCGGTTCTCGGCGGCCTGATCGCCGGTCTGGATCGCCGGGTCACCGCCTGGTTCCAGTCCCGCCAGGGCCCGCCGATCATGCAGGCCTTCTACGACGTGGCCAAGCTGCTCGGTAAGGAAAAAATGGTCGTCAACCAGTGGCAGATCCTCTGCGCCTGGGTGTACATGATCGCGGCTGCCGTGTCCGTGGCGCTCTTCTTTGCCCAGGGCGACCTGCTGGTGATCTTCTTCGTGCAGGCCGTGGGCGCGGTGTTCCTGGTCATGGGCGCCATGTCCGCCAAGTCGCCGTACTCCCAGGTGGGCGCACAGCGCGAGCTGATGCAGATACTGGCCTACGAGCCGGTGCTCATCCTCGTGTTCGTGGGCATCTATCTGGTCACCGGCAGCTTCTCCATCAGCGCCGTGTGGGAGCTGGAGCAGCCCCTGCTGGCCAAGATGCCGCTGTTGTACCTGGCGCTGGGCTTTGCCCTGACCATCAAGCTGCGCAAGTCGCCGTTCGACTTCTCCACCTCCCACCACGGGCACCAGGAGCTGGTCAAGGGCGTGCTCACCGAGTACTCCGGCCCGTATCTGGCCCTGATCGAAATCGCTCACTGGTACGAGACCGTGCTGGTGCTCGGCCTGTGCGCGCTCTTCTGGTCCACCAACGTGGTCTGGATGGCCGTGCTGCTGCTCGGCACCTACATGCTCGAAATCCTGGTGGACAACACCATGGCCCGCATGACCTGGCGCTGGATGCTCAAGCGTGTCTGGCTGCTTGGCATGGGCATGTCCGTTGTTAACCTCATCTGGCTGTACGCGGGGTAA
- a CDS encoding DUF4136 domain-containing protein has protein sequence MRLWSFGLLILVALFASGCFGNGYRGNVDSYCSTPIYNGMSYVLLPGNKDISVDDLQFREYASYVSRALISRGMRPAEGNSPADLAIFVGYGISDPKVSTITRSTPVWGQTGVSSSHTYGTLNTYGDYGTYQGTTIYTPQHGIKGYRQITETHTNYTRYLFLDAYDLKEFLKSKKEVQVWRVTVTSSGETNDLRHAIPFLVAGSMEHLGTNTGQKVEFKVREGSDELLLVRGAPAR, from the coding sequence GTGCGTTTATGGTCTTTTGGTTTACTAATCCTTGTTGCTTTGTTTGCCTCTGGCTGTTTTGGAAATGGGTATAGGGGAAATGTAGACTCTTATTGCTCAACCCCAATTTATAATGGCATGTCCTACGTCCTCCTCCCCGGCAACAAGGATATTTCAGTAGATGACCTTCAATTCAGAGAGTACGCCTCCTATGTGTCAAGGGCTTTGATAAGCAGAGGAATGCGCCCAGCTGAAGGCAATAGCCCAGCAGACTTAGCGATCTTCGTTGGATATGGCATAAGCGACCCCAAAGTTTCTACCATTACGCGATCAACCCCCGTTTGGGGGCAGACAGGGGTGAGTTCTTCTCATACATACGGGACATTAAACACATACGGCGACTATGGGACTTACCAAGGCACTACGATCTACACGCCTCAACATGGAATCAAAGGATACAGACAGATAACAGAGACTCACACCAATTATACTCGATATCTATTTCTGGATGCCTACGATCTAAAAGAATTCTTGAAATCAAAGAAAGAAGTTCAGGTCTGGAGGGTGACTGTCACTAGCTCCGGAGAAACAAACGACTTGCGTCATGCTATCCCCTTTCTTGTCGCTGGTTCAATGGAGCACCTTGGGACTAATACCGGGCAAAAGGTCGAATTCAAAGTTAGAGAAGGGTCTGACGAATTGCTACTCGTTAGAGGAGCACCTGCCCGTTAA
- a CDS encoding pyridoxamine 5'-phosphate oxidase family protein, translated as MQIIDDLILSRELCVLATSDGIEPYTSLMTYLFDHASMKFFFLTRRDSRKSRNLRKCPHVSLLIDNRDKHLPNSPDTATALTIQGVFIPIRKDQTVDAIIKRFIMKYPYIQDFATHPDTELVRIQARTGLLLQGFEDKFETKFEKS; from the coding sequence ATGCAAATCATCGACGACCTGATCCTGAGCCGGGAGCTGTGCGTGCTGGCCACGTCCGACGGCATCGAGCCGTACACTTCCCTGATGACCTACCTCTTCGACCACGCGTCCATGAAGTTCTTCTTCCTGACGCGCCGGGACTCGCGCAAGAGCCGCAACCTGCGCAAATGCCCGCACGTGAGCCTGCTCATCGACAACCGCGACAAGCACCTGCCCAACTCGCCCGACACGGCCACGGCCCTGACCATCCAGGGGGTCTTCATCCCCATCCGCAAGGACCAGACCGTGGACGCGATCATCAAGCGGTTCATCATGAAATACCCTTACATACAGGACTTCGCCACCCACCCGGACACCGAGCTTGTCCGCATCCAGGCCCGGACCGGCCTGCTCCTCCAGGGATTCGAGGACAAATTCGAGACCAAATTCGAGAAATCCTAA
- a CDS encoding IS3 family transposase (programmed frameshift): MRKSRFTEEQIIGLLKQAEAGRPVAELCRQIGITDTTFYKWRSKFAGLEVSEARRLRQLEEENRRLKGLVADQALDIQVLKEVLGPKMTEPALRRHAARQIIEVYGYSERRACQLTDLNRRTLRRVPSPDRDKDLRMRLRELAEERRRFGCPRLYLLLRREGLVVNHKRVERLYREEALSLRLRPKRKRQSHLRVVQPAPTGPNEQWAMDFVSDSLDNGRRIKVLTIIDLWDRRCPKLEADSSIPGEGVVRVLEQLRQRGEYPKHLRSDNGPEFTGRALDQWATSVGVQLEFIRPGRPMENGHVESFNGKFREECLNAHAFQSLAEARDILEAWRQDYNTARPHSALGGLAPEEYGRTMNEENRTSQNPNLRVVYSAG; the protein is encoded by the exons ATGAGAAAGAGCAGGTTCACGGAAGAGCAGATCATCGGGCTTTTAAAGCAGGCGGAGGCTGGACGTCCTGTGGCAGAACTGTGCCGCCAGATCGGCATCACGGACACGACGTTCTACAAGTGGCGCAGCAAATTCGCGGGCCTTGAGGTATCCGAGGCCCGACGGTTGCGGCAGCTTGAGGAAGAGAATCGGCGCCTCAAGGGCCTTGTGGCCGATCAGGCGCTTGACATACAGGTGCTCAAAGAGGTGCTGGGCC CGAAAATGACTGAGCCCGCCCTTCGCCGTCATGCCGCACGCCAGATTATTGAGGTGTACGGCTACTCCGAGCGGCGGGCTTGTCAATTGACCGACCTCAATCGCAGGACGTTGCGGCGCGTCCCTTCGCCAGATCGCGATAAGGATCTTCGCATGCGATTACGCGAGCTAGCCGAGGAGCGTAGGCGGTTCGGATGCCCCCGACTCTATCTGCTGCTGCGCCGCGAGGGTCTGGTGGTGAACCACAAGCGCGTTGAGCGGCTGTACAGGGAAGAGGCACTGTCGTTGCGCTTGCGGCCAAAGCGCAAGCGCCAGAGCCACCTGCGGGTGGTCCAACCCGCGCCCACAGGCCCAAATGAGCAGTGGGCCATGGACTTCGTGAGTGACAGCCTGGACAATGGCCGCAGAATCAAGGTGCTGACGATCATTGACCTGTGGGACCGCCGCTGCCCCAAGCTCGAAGCGGACTCATCGATTCCGGGCGAGGGCGTGGTCCGGGTGCTGGAGCAATTGCGCCAGCGCGGCGAATACCCGAAGCATCTGCGTTCTGACAATGGGCCAGAGTTCACGGGTAGGGCCCTGGATCAGTGGGCGACCAGCGTGGGGGTGCAGTTGGAATTCATCCGGCCTGGCAGGCCGATGGAGAATGGGCATGTGGAGAGCTTCAACGGCAAATTCCGTGAGGAGTGCCTGAACGCCCATGCGTTCCAGTCACTCGCAGAGGCTAGGGACATCCTCGAGGCGTGGAGGCAGGACTACAACACAGCCCGACCACACAGCGCACTTGGCGGATTGGCCCCAGAGGAATACGGAAGAACCATGAATGAAGAAAACCGGACCAGCCAGAACCCAAACTTACGGGTGGTATACTCGGCGGGGTAA
- a CDS encoding NADH-quinone oxidoreductase subunit 5 family protein, with protein MSNLLFLLILLPAVAAAVCYFVRSSAVRTLTVLATGAVLTAASLALLGQGIFDPLTVGSVLGIPSDFLVTVLDFALLGVIFMYGVKHRNLLIQGFTLAQAALLVWFELVMVKHAAVPALAGDQLSLIMVLVISIVGSLICIFAIPYMKEHEEHLHLKKSRQPQFFFFLLLFLGAMNGLVLSNNILWLYFFFEVTTLCSFMLIGHDATEVAVKNSVRALWMNSLGGLAFVLGMMLVYSKVGTLDISAILAGGPQGALMVTGVGFLCLAGFTKAAQVPFQSWLLGAMVAPTPVSALLHSSTMVKAGVYVVLRFAPAYSGTLLSDGVAVCGAFTFLACAALCIGQSNGKKILAYSTVSNLGLIICCAGLNTPLAITAAVLLIIFHAISKSLLFLCVGAIEQAIGSRDIEDMRGLYAKFPRTATITIIGILTMLLPPFGVLMSKWMAMEAASANIYVIVMLAMGSALTMVYWARWGGLLMATREAGAAPEKQAGLIRMPLTVLCLGAVFLSLASPWIYNSMLAPMFDAPPFTVSFGSLDAATGSFAVVPLFIVLGLGALYAVKAASGFRKVKIVAPYLSGSNTGDEGTYIGPMNSPVPFSAGNMYLGELFAEGKLTPIFNALAVALIVLMLGGAL; from the coding sequence ATGTCGAATTTGCTGTTTCTTCTCATTCTGCTTCCCGCAGTGGCTGCTGCGGTCTGCTATTTCGTGCGGTCCAGTGCCGTGCGGACGCTGACCGTGCTGGCCACCGGCGCGGTCCTCACGGCTGCGTCGCTGGCGCTGCTGGGGCAGGGGATCTTTGATCCACTGACCGTGGGGTCGGTCCTTGGAATCCCCAGCGATTTCCTGGTCACAGTCCTGGATTTCGCCTTGCTGGGCGTCATTTTCATGTATGGTGTCAAACACAGGAACCTGCTGATCCAGGGCTTCACCCTGGCCCAGGCCGCGCTTCTTGTCTGGTTCGAGCTGGTCATGGTCAAGCACGCTGCGGTCCCCGCGCTTGCCGGCGATCAGCTCTCCCTGATCATGGTCCTGGTTATCTCCATCGTCGGTTCCCTGATCTGCATTTTCGCCATTCCCTACATGAAGGAACACGAGGAGCATCTGCACCTGAAGAAATCGCGCCAGCCGCAGTTTTTCTTCTTCCTGCTGCTCTTCCTGGGCGCCATGAACGGGCTGGTGCTCTCCAACAACATCCTGTGGCTCTACTTCTTCTTTGAAGTGACCACCCTGTGCTCCTTCATGCTCATCGGCCACGACGCCACCGAGGTCGCGGTCAAGAACTCGGTGCGCGCCCTGTGGATGAACTCCCTGGGCGGGCTGGCCTTTGTGCTCGGCATGATGCTGGTCTACTCCAAGGTGGGCACGCTCGACATCTCCGCCATCCTGGCGGGCGGCCCCCAGGGCGCGCTGATGGTCACGGGCGTCGGCTTCCTGTGTCTGGCCGGGTTCACCAAGGCGGCCCAGGTGCCGTTCCAGAGCTGGCTGCTGGGCGCCATGGTCGCGCCCACCCCGGTCTCGGCCCTGCTGCACTCCTCGACCATGGTCAAGGCGGGCGTCTACGTGGTCCTGCGGTTTGCCCCGGCCTATTCGGGCACGCTGCTCTCCGACGGCGTGGCCGTGTGCGGCGCGTTCACCTTCCTGGCCTGCGCCGCCCTGTGCATCGGCCAGTCCAACGGCAAGAAGATCCTGGCCTATTCCACGGTCTCCAACCTCGGCCTGATCATCTGCTGCGCGGGCCTCAACACCCCGCTGGCCATCACCGCCGCGGTGCTGCTGATCATCTTCCACGCCATCTCCAAGTCGCTGCTCTTCCTGTGCGTGGGCGCCATCGAGCAGGCCATCGGCTCGCGCGATATCGAGGACATGCGCGGGCTGTACGCCAAGTTCCCCCGCACCGCGACCATCACCATCATCGGCATCCTGACCATGCTCCTGCCGCCCTTTGGCGTGCTCATGAGCAAGTGGATGGCCATGGAGGCCGCATCGGCCAACATCTATGTCATCGTCATGCTGGCCATGGGCTCGGCCCTGACCATGGTCTACTGGGCGCGCTGGGGTGGTCTGCTCATGGCCACCCGCGAGGCGGGCGCGGCCCCGGAGAAGCAGGCGGGCCTGATCCGCATGCCGCTCACGGTCCTGTGCCTGGGCGCGGTCTTCCTCTCCCTGGCCTCGCCGTGGATCTACAACTCCATGCTGGCCCCCATGTTCGACGCCCCGCCGTTCACCGTCAGCTTCGGCTCCCTGGACGCGGCCACCGGCTCCTTTGCCGTGGTGCCGCTGTTCATCGTCCTGGGGCTTGGCGCGCTCTACGCGGTCAAGGCCGCGTCGGGCTTCCGTAAGGTGAAGATCGTGGCTCCCTATCTCTCCGGTTCCAACACCGGTGACGAGGGCACCTACATCGGTCCCATGAACAGCCCGGTTCCGTTCTCGGCTGGCAATATGTACCTGGGCGAGCTGTTCGCCGAAGGCAAGCTCACGCCCATCTTCAACGCGCTGGCGGTCGCCTTGATCGTGCTCATGCTGGGAGGGGCTCTCTAA
- a CDS encoding hydrogenase large subunit, translating to MAITVIPFGPQHPVLPEPVHLTLKVEDEIVKEAIPALGYVHRGLEKLADIRDYHQMIQVCERVCGICSMIHAVCYSQAIEELMEIEVPKRGQMLRVIWSELHRTHSHLLWLGLFADAFGFESLFMQFWKIRERIMDINEATTGSRVIVSVNVIGGVRADLSSDQIRWILGEIDIVEKEVRALQETIMNDYTVKARTVGVGVLSKENAYLLGAAGPTLRGSGVAQDMRMLGYGGYSEIDFEPVFETSGDCWARSTVRFRETLQSMDLVRQAIAKLPEGELAAKVKGNPPEGEVYTRVEQPRGECVYYIKGNGTKHLDRLRIRTPTFANIPPLLAMLPGCELADVPVIVLSIDPCISCTER from the coding sequence ATGGCTATCACCGTTATTCCCTTCGGCCCGCAGCATCCCGTCCTGCCCGAACCCGTCCACCTGACCCTCAAGGTCGAGGACGAGATCGTCAAGGAGGCCATTCCGGCCCTGGGCTACGTCCACCGCGGCCTGGAGAAGCTGGCCGACATCCGCGACTACCACCAGATGATCCAGGTCTGCGAGCGCGTCTGCGGCATCTGCTCCATGATCCACGCGGTCTGCTACTCGCAGGCCATCGAGGAACTCATGGAGATCGAGGTGCCCAAGCGCGGCCAGATGCTGCGCGTCATCTGGTCCGAGCTGCACCGCACCCACTCCCACCTGCTGTGGCTGGGCCTCTTTGCCGATGCCTTTGGTTTTGAGTCCCTGTTCATGCAGTTCTGGAAGATCCGCGAGCGGATCATGGACATCAACGAGGCCACCACCGGCAGCCGCGTCATCGTGTCCGTGAACGTCATCGGCGGCGTGCGCGCCGACCTCTCGTCCGATCAGATCCGCTGGATTCTGGGCGAGATCGACATCGTGGAGAAGGAAGTCCGCGCCCTGCAGGAAACCATCATGAACGACTACACGGTCAAGGCCCGCACCGTGGGCGTGGGCGTGCTCTCCAAGGAGAACGCCTACCTCCTGGGCGCTGCCGGTCCCACCCTGCGCGGTTCGGGCGTGGCCCAGGACATGCGCATGCTCGGCTACGGCGGCTACTCGGAGATCGACTTCGAGCCGGTGTTCGAGACCTCGGGCGACTGCTGGGCGCGCTCCACGGTCCGCTTCCGCGAGACCCTGCAATCCATGGACCTCGTGCGCCAGGCCATTGCCAAGCTGCCCGAGGGCGAGCTGGCGGCCAAGGTCAAGGGCAACCCGCCCGAGGGCGAGGTCTACACCCGGGTGGAGCAGCCGCGCGGCGAGTGCGTCTACTACATCAAGGGCAATGGCACCAAGCACCTTGACCGGCTGCGCATCCGCACGCCCACGTTTGCCAACATCCCGCCGCTGCTGGCCATGCTGCCCGGCTGCGAGCTGGCCGACGTGCCGGTCATCGTCCTTTCCATCGACCCGTGCATCAGCTGCACCGAACGTTAA
- a CDS encoding 4Fe-4S binding protein, giving the protein MLFTPTVIMNLLRKPATRQYPFTVRDPFPNYRGELYIDIDGCIFCGTCARKCPSQCIEVDKEQGLWTCDPHACVYCGICRDTCPTKCLHMKDVHRKPLTEKTMMVEKGEPPKPKKKAAETAPKAETSKAEAEPKADDADKAESKKK; this is encoded by the coding sequence ATGCTCTTCACACCCACAGTCATCATGAACCTGCTGAGGAAACCGGCCACCCGCCAGTATCCCTTCACTGTCCGCGACCCGTTCCCCAACTATCGGGGCGAGCTGTACATAGACATCGACGGCTGCATCTTCTGCGGCACCTGCGCCCGCAAGTGCCCCAGCCAGTGCATCGAGGTGGACAAGGAGCAGGGGCTCTGGACCTGCGACCCCCACGCCTGCGTCTACTGCGGCATCTGCCGGGACACCTGCCCGACCAAGTGCCTGCACATGAAGGACGTGCACCGCAAGCCCTTGACCGAAAAAACCATGATGGTCGAGAAGGGCGAGCCGCCCAAGCCCAAGAAGAAGGCTGCCGAGACCGCTCCCAAGGCTGAAACCTCCAAGGCCGAGGCCGAGCCGAAGGCGGACGACGCCGACAAGGCCGAGTCCAAGAAGAAATAG
- a CDS encoding methyl-accepting chemotaxis protein: protein MHLSIRAKIISTVSGSLLLLCAAILTVSLSTTYSDSLHYSTNSAEGQLEHIDGTISMYMQEALNNTVMMAKDPRVLRIDEILTSYIDRKEDRVDVTPWPEDTLGREIRGFYQMILGSHASYKDCYVGTANGSFIIGGNDPMPGGYDPRARPWYKEAAAQPDKAIVSKAYVSTTGDAMVSTAKAVQGDGKIVGVAAMDISLSQLTKLITSIKLGKTGYVMLVQDDGVIIADPKNPNNNFKNVSELPDTGYAAIFAMNSGSIAETLGGVESLAVVRTSPTLKWKFIAIIETSEITAPVWANGLSVTGLSLAALIAIAAAIWFYMNRLVSNPLRSVADILALAADGDYTTRARADRQDEIGDIMNALNTMSSKLSEVVGEVMEGSANVASGSEELSGTSQALSQGATQQAAALEEVSSSMEQMAANIRATTDNAHQTESIARKAAESARIGGTAVAETVTAMKKIAEKISIVEEIARQTNLLALNAAIEAARAGEHGKGFAVVAAEVRKLAERSGTAASEISELSSSSVEVAVKAGEMLGDMVPDIEKTAELIQEISVASSEQNTGAEQINAALQQLDQVVQQNAAASEEMASTSTDLANQAHGLQQVTSFFKVAGNDMVSRPNGHVGRLTSRAAAKPKPLPSGGTSPDDTEFERF, encoded by the coding sequence ATGCATCTTTCAATCCGAGCCAAAATCATCTCAACAGTGTCCGGATCGCTGCTGCTCCTGTGCGCCGCCATTCTCACGGTCAGCCTGAGCACCACCTACAGCGATTCACTACACTACAGCACCAATTCCGCCGAGGGTCAGTTGGAGCATATCGACGGAACCATTTCCATGTACATGCAGGAAGCGCTGAACAATACGGTCATGATGGCCAAGGATCCGCGCGTGCTCAGGATAGACGAAATCCTGACCTCGTACATCGACAGGAAGGAGGACAGGGTTGATGTCACGCCCTGGCCAGAGGATACACTGGGTCGGGAGATTCGCGGTTTCTACCAGATGATCCTTGGTTCCCACGCCAGCTACAAGGACTGTTATGTGGGCACGGCCAACGGCTCCTTCATCATCGGCGGCAACGATCCCATGCCCGGCGGCTATGATCCGCGCGCGCGTCCCTGGTACAAGGAGGCGGCGGCCCAGCCGGATAAGGCCATTGTCTCCAAGGCGTATGTCTCCACCACTGGCGACGCCATGGTCTCCACGGCCAAGGCGGTCCAGGGGGATGGCAAGATAGTCGGTGTGGCGGCCATGGACATCTCCCTGTCGCAGTTGACCAAGCTGATCACCTCCATCAAGCTCGGCAAGACCGGCTATGTCATGCTCGTGCAGGACGACGGCGTGATCATCGCCGACCCAAAGAATCCTAACAACAACTTCAAGAACGTCAGCGAACTGCCAGACACAGGGTACGCGGCTATTTTTGCCATGAATTCCGGCAGTATTGCTGAAACCCTTGGCGGCGTGGAGAGTCTGGCCGTGGTGCGGACCTCGCCCACGCTCAAGTGGAAGTTCATCGCCATCATCGAGACCTCCGAGATCACGGCCCCGGTCTGGGCCAACGGCCTGAGCGTCACCGGGCTGTCGCTGGCCGCGCTGATCGCCATCGCGGCGGCCATATGGTTCTACATGAACAGGCTGGTCAGCAACCCGCTGCGCAGCGTGGCGGACATCCTCGCCCTGGCCGCCGACGGCGACTACACCACCCGGGCCAGGGCCGACCGCCAGGACGAGATCGGCGACATCATGAACGCCCTGAACACCATGTCGTCCAAGCTCTCCGAGGTAGTTGGCGAGGTCATGGAAGGCAGTGCCAATGTGGCCTCCGGCAGCGAGGAGCTCTCCGGCACGTCGCAGGCGCTCTCCCAGGGGGCCACCCAGCAGGCTGCCGCGCTGGAGGAGGTCTCCTCGTCCATGGAGCAGATGGCGGCCAACATCCGGGCCACCACGGACAACGCCCACCAGACCGAATCCATCGCCAGGAAGGCGGCGGAAAGCGCCAGAATCGGCGGCACGGCAGTGGCCGAGACCGTGACCGCCATGAAAAAGATCGCGGAAAAAATCTCCATCGTCGAAGAGATTGCCCGCCAGACCAACCTGCTGGCGCTCAACGCGGCCATCGAGGCCGCGCGCGCCGGGGAGCACGGCAAGGGCTTCGCCGTGGTCGCCGCCGAGGTGCGCAAGCTGGCCGAGCGCAGCGGCACGGCGGCCTCCGAGATCAGCGAGCTGTCGTCCAGCAGCGTCGAGGTGGCGGTCAAGGCGGGTGAGATGCTCGGCGACATGGTCCCGGACATCGAGAAGACCGCCGAACTGATCCAGGAAATATCCGTGGCCAGCAGCGAGCAGAACACCGGGGCCGAGCAGATCAACGCCGCGCTGCAACAGCTCGATCAGGTGGTGCAGCAGAACGCGGCCGCGTCCGAGGAAATGGCCTCCACCTCCACGGATTTGGCCAACCAGGCCCACGGGCTGCAACAGGTGACCTCCTTCTTCAAGGTGGCCGGAAACGACATGGTTTCCCGGCCAAACGGACACGTCGGCAGGCTGACCAGCCGAGCTGCGGCAAAGCCCAAGCCCCTTCCATCAGGCGGCACGAGCCCGGATGACACGGAGTTCGAGCGTTTCTAA
- a CDS encoding phosphoadenosine phosphosulfate reductase family protein, translated as MPSLDDAIRATETLLAGLLAGPDPARIRVAWTGGKDSTVVLFIWKALLDHHGLGPVRAINLDTGCKFPEIIAFRDQLAARWGVDLHIARPGVVLDGYPVARDVIACCRDLKIEPLARALRQTGASHLITGIRRDEHPDRAGRLALEPRQDPPHVMVNPILDWTETDIWAFHARYDLPHCPLYDQGYRSLGCRPCTALPGAAEGERGGRDQAKERALHTLTSLGYF; from the coding sequence ATGCCCAGCCTGGACGACGCCATACGCGCCACTGAAACCCTGCTAGCCGGGCTGCTTGCCGGGCCGGACCCGGCCCGCATCCGCGTGGCCTGGACCGGGGGCAAGGATTCCACCGTGGTCCTGTTCATCTGGAAGGCGCTCCTGGACCACCACGGCCTGGGGCCGGTCCGGGCCATCAATCTGGACACGGGCTGCAAGTTTCCGGAGATCATCGCCTTTCGCGACCAGCTGGCCGCCCGGTGGGGCGTGGACCTGCACATTGCCCGGCCCGGCGTGGTGCTCGATGGTTACCCCGTGGCCCGCGATGTCATAGCCTGCTGCCGCGATCTCAAGATCGAGCCCCTGGCCCGCGCCCTGCGCCAGACCGGGGCCAGCCACCTCATCACCGGCATCCGCCGCGACGAGCACCCGGACAGGGCGGGCCGCCTCGCCCTGGAGCCGCGCCAGGACCCGCCCCATGTCATGGTCAATCCCATCCTCGACTGGACCGAGACCGACATCTGGGCCTTCCACGCCCGCTACGACCTGCCCCATTGCCCGCTCTACGACCAGGGCTACCGCTCCCTGGGCTGCCGCCCGTGCACGGCCTTGCCCGGTGCAGCCGAGGGCGAGCGCGGCGGACGCGACCAGGCCAAGGAGCGCGCCCTGCACACCCTGACCAGCCTCGGCTATTTCTAA
- a CDS encoding NADH-quinone oxidoreductase subunit B family protein, with translation MFGSFIKKSRAKSPWIMHFDCGSCNGCDIEVLACLTPLYDVERFGIINVGNPKHADVLLVTGTVNHRNKKVLKNIYDQMPEPKAVIAIGACGNTGGVFRDAYNVVGGVDKVIPVDVYVPGCPAKPEAIIDGVVVGLAKFAQKVEEAD, from the coding sequence ATGTTCGGTTCATTCATCAAGAAGTCTCGCGCCAAGTCCCCGTGGATCATGCATTTTGACTGCGGGAGCTGCAACGGCTGCGATATCGAGGTTCTGGCCTGCCTGACCCCCCTCTACGACGTGGAGCGGTTCGGCATCATCAACGTGGGCAACCCCAAGCACGCCGACGTGCTGCTGGTGACCGGCACGGTCAACCACCGCAACAAGAAGGTGCTCAAGAACATCTACGACCAGATGCCCGAGCCCAAGGCCGTCATCGCCATCGGCGCGTGCGGCAATACCGGCGGCGTGTTCCGCGACGCCTACAACGTGGTCGGCGGCGTCGACAAGGTCATTCCCGTGGATGTCTATGTCCCCGGTTGTCCGGCCAAGCCCGAGGCCATCATCGACGGCGTGGTCGTGGGCCTGGCCAAGTTCGCTCAAAAAGTGGAAGAAGCCGACTAG
- a CDS encoding NADH-quinone oxidoreductase subunit C produces MKGKVIEVTIDTVVGEVMKMKNDGYRLVTYSTYQIGEDGLGILYHFDKDFDTVHLRLSVKRNASIPSVSGVYFAALLVENEIRDQWDVKFDGLVLDFNRTLYLDPEVTQVPLVSNIKIAPKQ; encoded by the coding sequence GTGAAAGGTAAAGTGATAGAAGTGACCATCGACACCGTTGTCGGCGAGGTCATGAAGATGAAGAACGACGGCTACAGGCTGGTCACGTACTCGACCTACCAGATTGGCGAGGACGGGCTGGGCATCCTGTATCATTTCGACAAGGACTTCGACACCGTTCACCTGCGCCTGTCGGTCAAGCGCAACGCCTCCATCCCGAGCGTCTCCGGCGTCTATTTCGCCGCGCTGCTGGTGGAGAACGAGATCCGCGACCAGTGGGACGTCAAGTTCGACGGCCTGGTCCTTGACTTCAACCGCACGCTCTATCTTGATCCCGAGGTGACCCAGGTTCCCCTGGTCTCCAACATCAAGATCGCGCCCAAGCAATAG